Below is a window of Drosophila willistoni isolate 14030-0811.24 chromosome XR unlocalized genomic scaffold, UCI_dwil_1.1 Seg144, whole genome shotgun sequence DNA.
ttcatTCTCTACACTTCCCTTTCTCTCACACACTTTGTCTTTACATACGACTATGTCAGACTTTTGCTCTACTCAAGTCAGACCCATGATTTCTGTCAGGGGCGGTTGAGAAAGCCCAGAGAAAAGGCAAATGGGGCGTTCACAAGTATTACTACTTTTAGATTAAGCTTCTTCCATAGATCATCAGCTATTATACATAGATAGTTTCAGTATATTTCAGGAGTCCAATCAAGTAAGGTTTTCAGTCTTTATATACTCTTTATAGTTGCTTTCAgctataaaaagaaaactctcCCACCATCCGGTTATCTGGTTGATTTATCACAGTCGTTAATATTGGACAAACATTATGATAGGcgaataaattattaaaaatttataagataTGAGATATTTATTGGTCATCAAATCAAACTGTAAACAATTTGTATGACATAAAAGTTGataatacatacaaatattacTTTAATTTGTTGGCATAGAAagaaaattctttaaataCTTCTGACCAACTGGAACTTTGCTGAAAAGAACAAAGATTGTTCTGTTTTAATTTTCGAGGCATACATTGAAATTTCGGTCGTGAGTCGTGAgatttctgtttgtttgtgcTTTAGGTCCACCGATTTGATATGTTGAAAAGATAGTGTAGGTCCTTTGGTGCCCTTTATTTCCTTTTCCCCATCTGTGGGCCGCTTCTGTTTGGAGGCCCTTGAAGTGGGAATGAAACTTGTAACTGAAAGCCATATGGTTTCATGTAAAAGCAATGCTATGCTATGGCATTTTGTAGTAGGTtgtgcacacacacaagcatacatacatacatatgtacatatgtacataacatataaacaaacaatattaaattgtatttttttcgtgttttattacattattattatctcTGGCAATAAATGTCAACGTCAGCAGGACAAagcacaacagcaacagagtGAGAGAAGGGTGCTACAATGAGAGGGGATGGTCGGGTGGTTGGTGGTGACCAGGGGGTAGGCCAGCAGCCTATGtagatgtacatacatatatgtatatataaaaaaaaaataaaaaaaaaaaacaaaaataaagaagatgATGCTTCTCTATATAAAGtctatgtgtgagtgtgtgtgtgtgtgtgggtgtatatatatacaatgcGACCCAATATtgctgtgtgtttgtgagagatgttgttgctgctgtcgttTGTCTGTTGATGGTGTGGACTAGGCAAACAGACACgacagcaacatcagcaagagccgcaacagcagcagcagcaacatgcAAACAcacaacgacgacaacaacatgATGGAGGAGGTAACGCTGGAACTGATGAACATGGTTAtatgtagtagtagtagatgGTAGTAGAATGGAAACGTTTCCCAGTCAGTCTTAAATCTTTCTCTCATAGGGCAGGACACCGCTTGAGGCCGAAACTGGAGCCAATAGAGCAGCCACTGGCAGAGTCTGTTGAGCCTGGGGAGCCAAATATTGTTTGCTTGGCAGCTGGATTTGCTGCTGGCCAGCATGGCCGGCATGGGCATGGGCAGCATGCTCATGATGATCGTGCTTGTGATCGTATTGGTCCTCATTGTTCTCCTCGGGATGGTTGCGGATCCATTCCAATGACTTCAAGATGGCCTCTGGAATGGGTGGTGGAGTGGGCAAGTGTTCGCCCTGTGGCTGGAAACCGTTCTCATCGGCTGTGTACGTCAATTGGATGAGCTGACCCTCTGGTGTATAATATTGCGATGATCCCGATGCATAGTAACCACCGACACCCTGCTCCTGTTGGGCAATGCCATTGCTTGTCTCGAATTGATAATTGTAGCTGCCATCGTCCTGTTTCAGTTCGTTCACAAAACTGCGAATTTCTGCATGGGCATCTGGATTATCCGATGGGAAGGATTGGGTTTGGCCAACAAAGGCGATGATAGCTACAATTACCACAAGTTGCTGGGGCAaggaattgaattgaattagtCCTTAGATTCAGTCTTGTCCATTTTGGATTTCTTACCATTTTGAACATTTTAGCCTTGCTTGGGAGGTTGTGGAGATGTTTTGGTTAGATTAGTTTGGTTGCTTTAACCCTAAGAGCTAAGTTGTGTTTGATGTTGAACTTTCCACTCAACCGGCATTATATACTCTTCAATTTCTTCAAGAAAGTGAAGAAAAGTCTCCATTAAAaatgattatgattatgatgatgatgatggtccaacaacaaaacaccAAACCATTGGCACATTTTGGCCCCAAGTGGTAAACGGCACAAAGAAATATGGCCAATTATCTTTGGCTCTAGGTGAAAACGAAATCAACTTAACACACATTTTAACCTCAGGTTCATCTATCTCAAAACTCTTTCCGTCCGATACCCACAAGCTGCAGCGTTACGCCAAGTAATTAAGTGTTTTTCGGTTTAATTCATTAATTATAAACATCTCTAGGTATTATATATCTCAGATACAAAAATACATTCATATTATGTATACATGGAAGAACTGGAACAGATCCAAGATAAgtggtggctgctgctgctgctggagtTGGAGTGAAAAATGGGATGGGCGCATTGTCCGTCAGGCATGAAATGTTTAATGGCTTGaccaacaaaagcaaattgtTATACGAATTGGTGAACAACAATAAAACGAGAGAGAAACATATACGCATAGAGGGAGAGGGAGTGAGATAGAGATGATGAAGTAAACCCATTAACACTTTGACTATGCGGAAATTGTCTGTAATTGGAACACacagaaatataaattaatcATCATACGAAATTAATCAGTGGAGACTTGCGGAGAGAAATTTCTATGAGCAACAGAGAGTTACTTCATTGGAGACTaacaacattttaaaataaaatcaaatctATAATACATATCCTAATTCAGTTCAATGATAGGTTAAGTCCTTTTGGCAACTCATTTAAGCAAGTTTATAAAGTTTAGATGGTGAATTTAAAGTTGGCAACGCATTTTCTTGAATGCAGTATTGGAAAAAAGACATTTTCTATTCAAACCTCATGAAATTCGAATGGCAACTCCAACAAAATGGTTCCCAAATTCATAATTAGTCAGTCGTTTGACCTATCTAGCCtcatatttcatttatatGTCTATAAATACATCTATTATTGCTAATTTTTAACACATCCTCATTCGCCAAAATAAAGATTTATTTTCCTCAACACAAAGTTCTTCGCAAAAACGAAACAACTCTATTTTTGGGTCAAACACAAATAGCAAATAAAACCCTGAACAGGTTGTATGTTAATAATATGTTGACTGggcccaaaaacaaaagcaaatggAAGTTTATTGAATTTGAAACGCCCACTTGCATATATCTATAAAATCAATCAGCCAAAATGTCGATCAAATAAATCAACTAAAATATCAGCTTTATATGTCCAAAGAGGAAACACACTTGAGACATGCAAATTGAATCAATTtgtatttgattaaaaatCCATCAACGAAATAAATGAAACGCAAACTAGCGCAAACAGTTAATTCAATTagccaaaatgcaaaaaatccaaaaaataaaagggtttaaaaacaaattcactTCGACcaaacccaaaagaaaaagcaCAACAAAATAATGCAAAATCACAAttaccaaacaaataaacaattagaCCAAATAGTTCATCTATTATTTTTAGGCAAGGTCATTAACGGGTTTTCGAAAGTCGTTGACATTGTTAGACATTTGTCGCCACGCCCCAAAGCCAAGTCAAGATAAAGTTACATGTCTATTAcatgattttttctttttttggtctAGGAAATCGAGATGTGAGCGAACGAATTAATCGGTGAATCGatgaataaatgaatgaaaatgatgACCATAAAAAGTTAGAAAATTTGTCAGCACACCGAAATGCATAtataattaattgaattttcaaaatCTTTCAAATTGGAAGAGAGAATGTAGATCAAAAACGCTGCGGAGGGGTTGGTTGTTGGTTAATCAttcaaaattcaaatgaaataaaaactatCTTGAAGCTATTAAggtttctgctgctgctcatgCTGATGATGGCAATGGACGAAATTGAAagtgatatacatatatgaaaaaaaatctgaaaacacacacacacacaagcaaaaATGGTATGCCTGAATGACCTTGATATCACGTTTGGGGTTGGACTTGTCGTGCAGTCACTCAAATTTGGGTCAATTAATGTGGAGCAGGTTGTACGAGTCGCCAAGTAAGAAGAaacagcagaagaagaagatgagCAGCATGTAACCTTtttctgctcctgctcctgctttTGCTTCAGCTCCTCAGCATCTCTCCACTCTTTGGAATCGCTATTTGCCTGTTTCTTGTGCCAGGGCTTAATGCGCGTGAAGATGGATTGATGCCGCTTTTTAATGGAAGACCATAGAGTCGGAGAGTCAGAGAGTGGGGAAGCTGGGGAAAACGTTGCCAGTGAATCGGTTGAGAGGACGGAAGCAGCTTAAGGTTCGAGCATGGACACACCAAGGAAATGCCATTGAATTgtaacagttttttctttttcttgctcggtctctctcttcctcgctctgtgctttttatttaaagcCGGCAAACGAAACCGATTTGACCCACAGCCGGTTTGGAGCATTCGACAACATACTGAAAGACAGctgaaagaagaaaaaagcaaaaaaaagggcAGGCAAAAAGCAGataatgttgctgctgttgctgccccAATACTGGTACAACTGCCAGCACATTCACTTTATTCTCCATTTCCAGTTCCCGCCGTATAGTCTCTCAGTCTCCAATCGCAATCTTATAAGGGCAACAGCATGTGCTCCACTCttacttgttgtttttgttatggTTGTtgacggtttttttttttacttaaatgTTTTTGCTGAGACTTTTCGTTTGTCTTGGAGATGGACCAAACAAAACTCACGACTGCTGAATGTTTTTGACTCAAGCAACTCAGCCCTAGACGGTCACTTATTAAAGTTCAGTCCTATTTATGCTATTTCTTTATGTGATTTTCGCCTTTAACCAACTTAAAAAATACTAGAAAAACAGGATATGAATTTGTGCTAAGACCAGGATATTTTAAAGCTCAATCTTGTTGAAATGGGTTTTCTTATAAGCTAATGCCcaacttttttcctttttttaattgataattgtcaaaataaaaacaaaaacttaatcttttaacaaatatttgaaacaAAATTCTAGTGCCCActaaaagttttgttttaaaaacaGAACGTCATGTCTTTTGAATGATTGCCAGATATAGAGAATTAGATTggattgaaaattgtttattttttgttttcgaaaaccgaaacattaaaatttttgttgaaattatgGAAATATGCTATTTACATTTGTTGAAATAGTTTAATATGCAAATAACATTTTATCGATTTATAGCTTTATGATTATCCATCTCTAGCTTTGTTCCAACTCTAACTACTACGATTTTTTTCTCACTTCCTTTTTCCGCTTGCTCTGAATAAAACGTTTGACTTGTACATATTAATTTATCTTGTGTTCTTATTTTACAATTTCACTGTGCAGACATTTTCTACCTAACAATTTTAAGATGAagcaaaaacattttcaaacaTTGGTTAAATAGATGCTTATAATTTGATgagtattttatttaatttcgtgCCGTGTCACGTGAGGCACATTCAGCCAGTAAGCCATCACTATTTCCCTTATCAGAAAACTTAATACAAACTTGCCCCGTGCTGTTCCGCTGCCCATCATCATGCGTTATTTTCGGCCAGTCAGACTCTGACTCCGACTCTGACTCTGTCTTTGGTTGCCGCTCTGTGTGGCAAGGTCGTTCATTTGTCTGCCACCCAGTGTGAGTGGGAGCCGGTGAGCGGGGCCAGAGGAAGGGCCAGGGGCAGGTTATGATTATGGACCTTTGGCTTTGACTTTGGTTgcttggtttggtttttgcactgacagtttttgtattttatttttatttttatttcatttttattttgtggcACGCTTGGCAATTTTGTAATAAATGAAGGCGTTTGACCTGCCGCATCAAGATGCTTAATCGATTTTTCTGTATGTGGATTTTTGGCCAGCGTAAaccatttattattataaatgaAGAAAAGTTTGACTTTCAGTTTCACTGCACTGAGAgacgaaaataaaaacaaacaatcaaaaaccaaaaaaaaaaaaaaactcccacgacaaaaaaaaatcgatttCCTGTTCAAAATAACACAGGTTTAGAGGAATAAAACATCAACTTAGCATAACTTTGagtcatatatgtataaattgaCCACCCAGTGGACCAAGGGGAGGACGGGGGAAAGGAATTTTATGAGACGGACGCAATCAGTGACTCCAAATGAACTGCAAACTTAGGCAACAAGTCGTGCTAAATGACCGGCGATATACCAAATTTTGGGAGGTGCTAAtgaaaaattaccaaaaaccgaaaaattaatttttttccatGTTGAAAACGAAAGATAGATGACACTGGGGGAAGGGGGCAGAAGATGGGGAGGTGAAACCACAGAACCAAAAATCCAAAAAgcgaaaataaaacaagaaaaggtttacaacaaaattaaaacaaatgtagcattaaatttatgaaacCAAGAAGAGAATAAACTGCAAATAATTAATAGCGACTTTCTTATACCCTAGAAGGGGGGATCAAAAGGGAATAATACTTATCTTAACGACTTTTTCCCACTTAAGAAAAGAATTTATAGGGGGCACACTTTTCCTTGAAGGGCCTCAAGACCTTCAAACTAAGGTGTGAAAAGCGAAACCCTTTAGTTTTGGGAGAGTATCACCTGAatcaaaccaaaacaaaaaaagacaaaaaaaaaaaaaagctaaaacAAAAGTAGCATTAAATTTATGAGCGACTTTTTGGACGGAAGACCCAAAAGCAGCTGTGAGTGcctgggtgtgtgtgtgtctgtgtgtgtgtttgggtgtgtgagtgtgtcgCTCAGTTGGGTGTCTTTTAGTTCATGTTCAATGCTGCAAAATTATAAAAGTTGTTGCCGTTgctttcattgttgttgttgttgttgtaggtcGACGAGTGATTCGGTTGCCA
It encodes the following:
- the LOC6639587 gene encoding pupal cuticle protein Edg-78E yields the protein MFKMQLVVIVAIIAFVGQTQSFPSDNPDAHAEIRSFVNELKQDDGSYNYQFETSNGIAQQEQGVGGYYASGSSQYYTPEGQLIQLTYTADENGFQPQGEHLPTPPPIPEAILKSLEWIRNHPEENNEDQYDHKHDHHEHAAHAHAGHAGQQQIQLPSKQYLAPQAQQTLPVAALLAPVSASSGVLPYERKI